In a genomic window of Scyliorhinus torazame isolate Kashiwa2021f chromosome 5, sScyTor2.1, whole genome shotgun sequence:
- the LOC140418621 gene encoding uncharacterized protein gives MEKPWKCGDCGKGFNYPSRLETHRRSHIGANKMEKPWKCDDCGKGFNYPYLLEYHRQSHTGKKPFICSECGKGFTTSSHLLSHQRIHTEERPFSCFTCGKRFSCSSNLNAHQRVHTGGKSFTCSLCGKNFAGPSGLWSHQQIHRGVKPFTCSVCGKGFTLSSNLLSHQRIHTEERPFSCTSCGKRIRSSSNLRAHKRVHTGERPFTCSMCGNEFTNSSSLQSHQRIHTEEKPFICTYCGKSFRQLSILTAHQRTHTGERPFTCSECGKRFTQSGSLHLHKRTHTGERPFTCSECGKGYTRSSHVLTHQRVHNCLQGLDSAVKHIQD, from the coding sequence tcacattgGGGCTAACaaaatggagaaaccatggaaatgcgatgattgtggtaaaggattcaattatCCATACCTGCTGGAATACCATCGACAGAGTCACACTGGGAAGAAGCCATTCATCtgttccgagtgtgggaagggattcacaacatcatcccacctgctgtcacaccagcgtattcacacagaggagagaccgttcagctgctttaCCTGTGGAAAGAGGTTCTCATGTTCATCCAACCTCAATgcacatcaacgagttcacactggggggaagTCGTTCACCTGTTCCTTGTGTGGGAAGAATTTCGCTGGTCCATCCGGTCTTTggtcacaccagcaaattcacagagGGGtgaagccgttcacctgttctgtgtgtgggaagggcttcactctgtcatccaacctgctgtcacaccagagaattcatactgaggagaggccgttcagctgcacttcctgtggaaagagGATCAGGTCTTCATCCAACCTCCGTGCACacaagcgggttcacactggagagaggccattcacctgctccatgtgtgggaatgaATTCACTAATTCATCCAGCCtccagtcacaccagcgaattcacacagagGAGAAGCCATTCATTTGCACAtactgtggaaagagtttcaggcaGTTATCAatcctcactgcacatcagcgcactcacactggagagagaccattcacttgctccgagtgtgggaagcgatttactcagtctggcagcctgcatttacataagcgcactcacaccggggaaaggccgttcacctgctctgagtgtgggaagggatacactcggtcatcccacgtgctgacacaccagcgagttcacaactgtctgcagggtttggattctgctgttaagcACATCCAGGATTGA